The genomic region GAAATGATAAATTAGGGAAGTGACTCACTTGTAACAGGTTTTGCAAGAGAATGGAAAGTCAAGAAACAGGCATCAACATTTTGCAGGGTTGGACCCACAGGTATTCTGTAAATGGGGTACCTGCATAATAGACACCACCTCTTTCAGTTTCAGATGGGAACAAGAATTAGCACCATACCATCTTTGCTTAGTTGATAAGAAAGCTTACCAAGCAATAGAAATCCAGCTTGCTGGAGTCAAGTCACAGCTTCTGTATGTTTTTAGTACAGGAAAACGAGAGGCGAGAATTGATATCTGTTGAATGCAACAAATGCAAGTATATTATGTCAATGCATAACAATCATAGCGCCTGTTTAAATGGTctagaaaataagaagactTGCCTTATCAGCTAATGGTTCACGGTGAAATGGAAGCTCCCTCTCAAAATACTCAAAGATAAGTAGCCCGGGGGGGTTGCTAATGTCACCCCCATCAACTGAAGATCCCATGAAACCATGGTTTTTTCCTGTAAGCCTGTAATATCCTTGGCCCATTGCGCTCTGCTGGTGCCAATATCCCCGATTATTATCAGCCCCTCTATCAGCTCCACATTCATTGTCGCCATCACTACTGGATGTATAAGTATCACTCTCTTCACCAGGTCTCCTGCTACAAGGTTCAACATAGAGAAGAAACtgagttaaataaaatcctcCAACACAGATAAGCACCCTGATATATTACATAGAAATGCTGACAACTGAATAATGTTGCAGCATAAACTTTAGAATTAAGCAACAATTTTCAGCATATCATTGTTAATTTACTTTGCATATTCCACTGTGAAGACATTACACATGAAGTTACTGCCTTCCTGTATTGATAACCTGAGTAAAGTGTTTCCAGTCAAAGAACTCAAAATAACTGTAAGCATTGTCTGATTCAAGCTGAAGGCAAGTGGTCTCTACCAACAACTACACCTATTTCTCCCAGGAATCAAGAATATCTGCTGAACGCTAAATAATAATGGTCTATTCCATTTCGAGActtatgatcaaattttaaattaatttcatgtcTAAAGAGTTTGTAATAAAGGAAATACACACAAAAAGATGATGCTCACCTCTGCTCCATGACATTTCTTGAGGGATCTACATAAAGTTGAATACCGGACAAGAATGGCACATAATATTGGACAACAGAATCAGTCCCATTCAAAACCAAAGGAACTCCAGCTCCATAAACACTCCACTCTCTGAAAGATTCCCAAAGATCACCAAGAATGAAGTACGGATGGAACTCACGGTTACGGTTCCTCCATGCCTGCACGCTTGTCtgtatattaacaaaaatgcaTCAAGTTAGAACTTAAAAATTTGCTTCAATAATCACTTAATCAGAAACAtgtgaaacaaataaaatcgtAGAGATTAAGAACTGCACAAAGAGACTATAATTCATCCTGGTTAAGATGAATAACACTGGGACATGAGGTACTATAATTGATTTGGTAAGTCTAATGATCTGTACTGACCGTCATTTGTTCCATGATTTTCATCATGTTATGACAATCACTGAACAACGGAGGTGAATGGTATCCATAAGGAAAGAGGTCAGAACACATAAATCCCCTACAGGCTACAAACAGTGTAAACATCTTTCCTCCATgaagaaaagattaaaatggatgacaaagaatgaaaaaaagataaagaaaacacTGTGTTTATAGTCAAGGGAGAAACagcaaaatgaataataaGTCACAAAATTCAGGTTACTCAGAAGCATAAAGTCCTCCAATTGCCGGCTACTCCAAGAACACTAACACAGGAAAATCAAGATGATACATTACAACTCCATGTGTTTCCATGTTTAAAAGacagagggaaaaaaaagaaggaatttTAAGTagaacacataataacaaacGAGCAGACAAATCACAAATCCATGAAGTTTTCTCCCCAATGACCAAAACGTAAATTAACCTCAATGAGCAGACAAAATATTTCTACTCAGGAAAACATTTCCAACCAAAACTCCAGGACACCAAAGCGGAATAAGACAGCAGAAGGGGGAAGAAACagaacaaaatcataaaaggTTACCAGATTCTGAGTTTTCTTCTTAGGACAATCTCTTAGAATTGTCTTAGTTTCATttacaggaaaaaaaaaaacattcttCATTAGTTCCATTGATTAGAAGACCCAAAtgaattttctcattttctttcttccagTCTAACTCTATCACTTTTAATCCTAGCACTTCTTCGCTACTCAGTGCATAGGAAAGAGCAATTTCCTTTCACTTGGTAAAATGACATAATGTATAGCTAATCTAGTTAAAAGAATCACCTAAGAAAAAGCATTGGTTCGATGTTGTAGAGCAACCATTGTGatcttcaattaaaaataaaaaacatattcCAGTTGCATTTTCACCACTTATGCTCAGTTAAATCAACAGTTAAGAATGTCAATATACAAAATGAATACAATGACAAACGTTTAACTTAAATAGCATAAACTATTCATTCATTACCCCGTAAGAAAGGCTGAACGTAATAGATCCAATTCATAGTAACCTCAAGCAATTGATTTccctataaatttaaaaaagaaaaaggaagagcCTAAAAGAATACTCAATTCACTTGCCAACTACTCTAATGAACCTCATTTCTTATGACTATGCCATTATTTTCTGAGCTAAACAGTTCTTCATTTAGCCTAATCCACTTCTTCCCTCAAAGTAACTAAATGAACTTCCAACAAGATAACAACTTTACACACATACCAATCAAGAAACTAAACAAACTCTAAACGAAATTTATCCCCCttcaaaatagcaaaaaaagaattgtcatttcacattttcttaaaattggaaaagaaacattttctttatttaccCTAGGAAAATGCTGAGCCGGCACAGCAGGAGTGGTATGCTCCAAGAACCGATCCAAATTTGAATCCGACTCAGATCCTCTTCTTTCAGCtaatgatgaagatgaagactTTGACTTCAActgctgctgttgctgctgctgcaacTGGTTGTTTCTTCGCATCGCTGGTGGAGTATAGTACAATCTTTCGTCCCCCGACCTCCTCCTCCTCGACGACATTTCAcccaattaataattaacaaaaaaagaaacacaattTCCACCAATTGATCAGTATGTAAAGTCTGTATGTGCTTGATTCTTTTCACCTAAGGATTTTAACTACCGGGGTCTTCGAAATCACGAATTAGGGTTCTGAAGAGGTTTTAAGTGAATTTGGGGAATTAGGGATTCTTGATTAGGGTTTTGAAGACTGGGGTTTGCTTGAATATTTCTGAAGCCCAACGAAACGAATTGTGGATGCAAAGACTCCAGCATGAAGGTACACCGTAGGTCTCGTGTGCGTTAGTTCCAGAGGATTCTAGAGTCAAATTACCTAATTATCCCTGCTATAACCCTCTTGAGTCTTTATTTAGACTTTTATTCAACATtagatattttcatatatttgtttgacacGAGTGTGTACgttggaatttatttttaaaaataatctaaaataatttaaaataaatattatatataatattatattttgaaagataaGAATTACTGTTCAtggtttcttttatatatatatgtaaatattatatatttaatattgtatttggaaataaaaaagttactattcattgtcaaatcacgtatcttttatatatatttatatatgtgtatgtatatatatatatttacggaaaatgagataaaaacaCCAAGATATGTTGTTTCTACATGTTTCAATCTAACtagagatgggccaaaaataaaataaaacaaagcaGTTAATTTTAAGGAGttgtttataatttgttaaataaaaaaatatttataactattataaatCTCAAAGagttaattctaatttatttaatattttataataattttaaaatttttaaatatataataagatatttattatagacacattcttatatatgtatatgtgtaattaataacaattgaCAATccataaatcataaaacataatacttgaaataataaagaaagaaagaaagaaagaaagatctcatgaaaatattcaattaaatcaagACTTAATCAACACTTTATATGGGGTTCTTTTTGGGGTTAATGAGTGAAATATAGCAAACAAAGAAAGATTCCCTTTCTTGACTTTGCTACAGtatttggattcattttcgaagtgttttattgtgttttatagagatagagagaaaaaaataaagataaataagtatatgttagagatagtatgtatgtttggatttgtttttggagataatttaaaataagtaatgtATATTTGACGTTGTgttttgagagaaaaaaattattgtcattgtcaaattatgtctttttttatacatatttttgtatatgtgtgtgtatatatatgtatttatttatgctaaaatagttaaaaacaccCATATAAGGTGTTTTTGTATGATGTCAAACATTAAGTATGTTTTGATTCATTCcgaaaataacttgaaaatgaaaataaatatagtgtGTTGCACCCCATTTCCAAGCTTACtttattctataaataaatcgAGTCGagccaaaaatattattatataaaattatgtgaataatgaaatgaattttatataattgattgaaaTGAATCTTATAGACCAAGATTTTAAAcctattgaattttattttaaaagtaagtTCTTAaggtattaaataaaaagtgtatcagaacttgtaaaatattagattatgcataataattttgtaataattaccCAAAGAGCTATCAAAgacttttttaattgaatcaaatacTAGTTGAATTCAAGTGATTTGATgcttataagtatattttattaatttttaagataattgaattatttggaactaaattttaaagcttaatcaataaaacttttttgttttaaaaatttgatttgttaagttGCCCCATATAAAGGTCACGTCCCCCTGCCCGGCTCAAGAGGGGGTGACAGTGAAGTCAACCTCGATTTGGGTGATGGAAATTGCCCAATCTTCTTTGGGTGATTGTCGAGCAACCACACGACCTACGCCGCCCTTGAAAAATTTGAGGGTGATTGCAGAAGGAGCTATGATGACTATGTGTCCTCCATCGCCCCCTTCTGCAGAGGTTGCCGCAGTAGTTGTCTATAAATAGAGCTCTCCCCCCGATGGAAGGAGATACATCCATTCACAATTTTGACACTCCCACATTCACATATTCACATGTTCAGAGGGACACAGAGCTCTAGCCCAACGAAAGGAAGACAATTCACCTTCATGCATCCATTCACAATTCTAACACTCCCACATTCACAAGTTCAGAGGGACACCCTTCATACATTAACACGTTCATATAATTTGAGTCTACTTAGTTTTTACCCAATTTACTACTATATTAGTTTAAGGAAGCATCTTAATTTCGTACTTAGAGCCTTGTCTGTATCAATGTCTCTATTATACACAAAATCAAgcaataatacttttttctttactcATTGAACCATTTTTACTTTCTAGCACTTGTTCCATTAGTTCCCACTTTAAGTGGGTCGAGCAGTCCAAAAAGAGCAACAAAGGCATGGACCCATCCAATATATTTGCCCCAATATCTCCGAAGGCCCACTAGCTTGGACAGAAGTCGAATGCCCAAGGCATCCTTGGACTCAACCTATGAACACGACCCAATAAGGGTGACCAGCCCAAAGGCCCACACTTGGTAATCTCCACATGGCGCACAATTAGCTTGCCGCCGACTGCCACATTAGCCCTAAGGATGCAGTTTAGACACGGAAGAACTCCCTAAAAATCAGGACCCCTTGGCGGCTAAAACTCCCTACTAGTGAAGAGTATCTCCATCAAAAGGATACCCACTGAGAACATATCCAACCGCTTATCTAACCACCCTAACTCCTCTCCCCACAAACGAAAGCGGAGAGATAAACCCCCAGTTGATGGGGAAATCCCCTTTATAAATAAAGGTTTGGTCCCTAAAGTTGGGGACGTTCtccaaattttagaaaagcaTTTCTTTCAAGCATTCACTATGCACTCTCTTGtaatttctgcatattttccTTAACTACATCAACGTATTGTAATTCCTTATTACTTCtctttacctttttattttatcctatttgtgattcaatactaacttgagcgttggAGTGCTAATGTGTTGTTTTGCAAGTCTCTTCAAGATTATAAGCGCTCTAGTCCAACCTCAAACGATAGTCCAAACTCATCGACCCGTgttatttttccatatatcaaaattggttatacaaaaatttaataatgaatatactaaaaatgaaaaagaacaaaattattaaagtatgATCAAATGCGTTTCCCTGCATCCTCTCCACACAAAACGCAtttcattttccaaaaaaagagTTGGTATGCACACACGACTCTTAATATTCTTCAACCATTGGaaccccaccaccaccattcCATTTTCacgtataaaagaaaaagatatatttatatagatatgAATATTAGccaaattcttaattttgggAGACGCAttacatatttcttttttaataaatagaaaggTAATTTTGAGAACTGAAGaacaaaatcttgaattttatgcaattaacaaataaaatttaaataagaagaGGAGGGGTTTTAAGTCTGatatatataagtttgaaTCGCAATAACTTCGAGGGTAGTCCAATTTGAATAGATGCTTAAGACATGAGAAAATGAGCACACATTAGACTCATTAGGAGGTAtctaactaaaatttaaatccgtcaaaaaaaaaaatattatctcaaTAAATGATATATCTTGACCAcgaaataattttgaattatttataggTCAAATATTCGTACTTATATAGATCCACATatcgtaattataattttctaaaaatttagcGATCGATGGTTATGATTTCACGTCATCAAATTCGATCGAATGtgttggaaataaaaaaacataaacctTAGTCCTGtttaaacattttaaaatcCTAGGATCCTGAAAAAGCCCTTCTTATTAGGACCCGTCAAGGTGGTTGTGTTTGTGTTCATttactttgtttattttctttatacatATCATTATTGCATCCCTTagttccaaatttaaatatttgtttttattcaacaaattattttttaatgatactTATACAAATTTACATTGTTACTTTTATAGGGCTCTTTTACTTGGGCTTATTAACCCTAATATTGaagacaattattttttatttttcgtttACTTCATTTAGGGTTGGCCGATACATTCAATGTCGGTCTGTTGCTACTTTTAATTGTATTCTGATTAAACTCCAACTTATGAaaggtaaaattacattatcaTCTAAGCCTAAAGTGTGCTGATTAAATTTTGGATCCTCATTTTCTCCTCGCGATAAACCGCATTCTCTCATGTATGCCgcttattttgaatttaattactCCAACTCCCCTAATAGCTGTCATCGCCATCCCCTCATCCTTTCCCTTCCCTACCCCGGAGATGCCCACCATCCGTGGCCCCATTCTGTCCACCTCCCTCTCGCTTGGCCATCCCCTCCCCAGTCCCCCACCCCTCGCCTCGCCTCGCCTCCTTAGTCCCCCAACCCTCGCTCGTCGTtgtcctctctctctctctatatatatatatacatatactttttttataaaatatattttttaacttttatataagatatattacttaactttttacataaaatattatatgtatacttaagttttatataaaatatattatttgactTGACTTTATGTATATAAGTATGTtacattttctaacaaaacaaaaaaaatcaaataatgcCTGAAAAAAACGTTAGGGGTAATTCGAAAAAATCCAAAGTAATCCAcaattcaatttcataaaattatagttaaaagtaaacaatatattatctATATCGTTATTTCGTCAATACtagcaaatataaaattcagtcacttaatataattaattttaactcaaTCCCaacatttattatgaaattatcaataccaCCTAAAAATCCCATCATCCCAAATAAAAGAGATCATAGTGATTAAAACTTAACAACATAATATATTACtgtatattttgattaataatatatatttgaaaaataaaatattgaaaattaaaaagcgaactttcatttttggatcgagagaataaaaattaaaaaatctaggCAAAAAAAGGTGTAAATAACACCTCACCAAGACATGACCTTCATAAAGATCATAGAAACATGCATGCATgatcaagaagaagaagaagacaatTGTAAAGGCTACGTAATCAATGTTTTTAGAATCAAATCAGAGATTGAATcagttaaattataaaattattaattggtTCGATTGATCCAAGCGTTTTTtattggattgaattttttattttaaattatgtttcattttctatctattttatatatacattatatgtacaaaattcatgtctatctattttatttaaatttatatataattaaataaaataaaaaatacaatataatttaaaatagaaaattcaaagcGATTGCTAGCTACCGTTAGCTCCTGAGCAATCACTATGAAAGAGCCACGAAGAGAATCTCTTGGTCTCCATCAATCTTTATGGGCTAAAAGGGAAGAGGGGGTTTGTGCTTTACAAATCACATAAACAACTCATTGCTAATAAAATACCACATTTTGTTcttacattaatttattgagtTAATTTCACTTCAACCcctccaaaatacaaaattatatattttttttaaaaagattcaaaactatatttacattttcttaaaaaattctccatttatattttacatccTTTCATTAAGGTTTGAATAGAAAACGTTGACgcccacaaaaaaaattatataaattttactattgtACCTTATTTGacattcctatattttttttatacttataaaaggAATagatatattacatatatacatacatattattatattcttttatagagaaatttatgtaatttttttattaacgtcaatattttttgtccaaaccaTAACAAAAGTGAATCATGTGTAAACATGAATTTTTAAggggtataaatgtaattttaatttttttttagagaaagtgcatttttatttttagaggggtcaaagtgtaattaatcctaatttatttgtgtttgattttattgatgatgatgatctgTTTCTTGTAAGAAAAAGGATTCGCCAAGTGTGGATATCCTTCACTCCCAAAAGCTACTTTTGTATTGTTTGACCATTGAGACATTTCATTTCTCCTATCTTTCTATCTATCTTCTCCTATTttcctcttttccttttcatggGCGGTTTTGGATGTCATAAACATGCACAAAGatggcataattatatatatatatgtccttctacactaaaaaaaattccttctAATTTATCTGTGAAAACACCCAACAATCGCATATATAATCATCACGCGGATTTTCATTACTGATATGACATAATTTACACTAAAGAATTCTCGAGATCGCAACACATCATAAAGAAGTGAGTTCTAATGCTATTATGACATGATTTGCACTATATAAGGAACGTTTGGAATaacttctacttttattttgagaaaattttgaaatgaaaattataagtttagcTGTTGTAAAAGTTGATCatagtgtttgaaaataaaagtgaaaaataaaaaacaattgatATCAAAGTTACAGTAATTGATAAAAGATTGTTTACGGCTCTTGACttatattagtttaatttagcaattgaaaagcaaaaaacaatatatcaaattgaattttctttttgggggcttattttcgacaaaaaatgataactatttattttcaactgttgcaaatatcatattatgtttttacATTTGATGCCTCGAATCAAGTTTGAccaattttgaattaattactgtatatgacaagtgtaatacacttattGTGTTAAAAAAGTGAgcaatcacatgacaagtgtattattcttattatatgattgatttcaTTTGCGAAAACTGACTTGAGTAAAAAAATTTCGTATATACACAAGTTTTCTTTCTGCGTCTTGTGTGTAGCGAGGGAGAGACgggtttaaaaaaaaaaaaaaaaacagagcaACAAAAAGAGATTCTTTAGCATGTCCCACAATTCAAGAACTTTAAAATATTCCTTCTCCATGCACATATGCTGCCATATATTGATTCTCCATTCACTTCTCACCCTCCCCATCCCCATCCCCACAACAGACCACCTTTCTTCTCCATCATTCATCAATCACACAATGATGGTTCCAGAAATGGAGGTATGTCTATCACATTCACATGGCTGTATATGCAGGATTGAAGTATAGCATCCATGGATCAAATATTCTTCTAATTCTCTCATCATTTGCAGAAACCTCGAATCACAGAGATAAAGGTCAGGATGGATTGCAACGGATGCGTTCACAAGATCAAGAAGGCCTTGCACGGCATCACCGGTTAGCAACTCTGTCGACATAACGATATCGAGCTTGTTTTCTTGTCATAATTATGTAGGTGTGTCGGTTGCCTAACGAAAGGTTTGTACATGGCATGGCAGGTATATATGATCTCTATGTTGATTTCCCTCAGCAGAAAATAACAATAGTCGGTTGGGCTGATCCTGCCAAGATTGTCAAAGCCATCAAGAAGACAAGAAAAACTGCAATCATTTGTTCACATACGGAACAATCTGATGAACCAGCTCAACCAACACCAGAACCAGCACCTGAAAACGGCACACCTGAGGGCTCAGGTGAATCACCACCACCACAGGAGTCTACCAACCCACCGCCAGAACAGCCACCGGCAGAAGCAACGCCACCAGCTGAGGCACAGAAAGAACCACCAACACCACCAGAGAA from Sesamum indicum cultivar Zhongzhi No. 13 linkage group LG3, S_indicum_v1.0, whole genome shotgun sequence harbors:
- the LOC105156861 gene encoding uncharacterized protein LOC105156861 isoform X2, whose translation is MSSRRRRSGDERLYYTPPAMRRNNQLQQQQQQQLKSKSSSSSLAERRGSESDSNLDRFLEHTTPAVPAQHFPRTSVQAWRNRNREFHPYFILGDLWESFREWSVYGAGVPLVLNGTDSVVQYYVPFLSGIQLYVDPSRNVMEQRRPGEESDTYTSSSDGDNECGADRGADNNRGYWHQQSAMGQGYYRLTGKNHGFMGSSVDGGDISNPPGLLIFEYFERELPFHREPLADKISILASRFPVLKTYRSCDLTPASWISIAWYPIYRIPVGPTLQNVDACFLTFHSLAKPVTSGEGGLDAGSKLSLPTFGLVSYKFKVSDWDGNGVQEGQKINSLLRAADNWLRLLQVNHPDYSFFTSRSSYWR
- the LOC105156861 gene encoding uncharacterized protein LOC105156861 isoform X1; this translates as MSSRRRRSGDERLYYTPPAMRRNNQLQQQQQQQLKSKSSSSSLAERRGSESDSNLDRFLEHTTPAVPAQHFPRTSVQAWRNRNREFHPYFILGDLWESFREWSVYGAGVPLVLNGTDSVVQYYVPFLSGIQLYVDPSRNVMEQSRRPGEESDTYTSSSDGDNECGADRGADNNRGYWHQQSAMGQGYYRLTGKNHGFMGSSVDGGDISNPPGLLIFEYFERELPFHREPLADKISILASRFPVLKTYRSCDLTPASWISIAWYPIYRIPVGPTLQNVDACFLTFHSLAKPVTSGEGGLDAGSKLSLPTFGLVSYKFKVSDWDGNGVQEGQKINSLLRAADNWLRLLQVNHPDYSFFTSRSSYWR
- the LOC105156862 gene encoding leucine-rich repeat extensin-like protein 3, with the translated sequence MHICCHILILHSLLTLPIPIPTTDHLSSPSFINHTMMVPEMEKPRITEIKVRMDCNGCVHKIKKALHGITGIYDLYVDFPQQKITIVGWADPAKIVKAIKKTRKTAIICSHTEQSDEPAQPTPEPAPENGTPEGSGESPPPQESTNPPPEQPPAEATPPAEAQKEPPTPPENPPTEAKPSQESDNDPPSQSSQPSKPKEHEEIHVIYHHPPDYGYRYAYPHYVPNDNSRQWNAYPTRPGFRVEPPQPPQPPQPVYVTHSYNTYRPSPYTTEYAYPQSPPGYSYYSRPDNYNQAYYSGSNGNGNGNGNITSMFSEENPNACTIV